The Estrella lausannensis genome window below encodes:
- a CDS encoding fused response regulator/phosphatase, with amino-acid sequence MSMILDRDRSTLEYLNQHPVSVLLVDDQRIISEAIKRCLVTEQDIVFYWCQDPTEALKMAIELKPTVILQDLIMPEIDGLTLVKYFKTHKDTKNIPLVVLSVKEDPLIKARAFAEGANDYMVKLPEKEEFIARIRYHSKAYIAHLERNFAFDRLAESQRALKKEIDDASDYVRSILPLPLKDKSLTASWQFIPSMTLGGDIFGYHYIDEDHFALYLLDVCGHGVGAALLSISAVNVLREKAASIGFDYYNPSDVLMRMNALFPMEKHHNMFFSMWYGVYTLSSGTLLYSSAGHPPAIIKSRAVGSPPIFEQLTTPGLMIGAMPTFSYTNALFEVKGPARLYLFSDGVFEQELKSGFTTTLDDFVKFLKALPVQSTDEDLDNILRFSLADKKAPSFADDFSIVALDIK; translated from the coding sequence ATGAGTATGATTTTAGACCGGGACAGGTCGACTTTGGAGTATTTGAATCAGCATCCAGTCTCTGTGTTGCTGGTGGATGATCAGCGCATCATTTCCGAAGCGATAAAAAGGTGCCTTGTAACCGAACAAGACATTGTTTTTTATTGGTGTCAAGATCCCACGGAAGCCCTGAAAATGGCGATCGAGCTTAAGCCGACGGTCATTTTACAGGATCTGATCATGCCGGAAATCGATGGCTTGACTTTGGTTAAGTATTTTAAAACACACAAAGACACCAAAAACATCCCTCTAGTCGTGCTCTCCGTCAAAGAAGATCCCTTGATTAAAGCCCGGGCCTTTGCCGAAGGGGCCAATGACTATATGGTTAAGCTTCCTGAGAAAGAAGAGTTCATCGCCAGGATACGGTATCACTCAAAAGCTTATATCGCTCACCTTGAGAGAAACTTTGCCTTCGACCGATTGGCTGAAAGCCAGCGGGCTCTCAAAAAAGAAATTGACGACGCTTCCGACTATGTCCGCTCTATCCTCCCTTTGCCCTTGAAAGACAAGAGTTTAACGGCATCGTGGCAATTCATCCCTTCAATGACTCTTGGCGGTGATATTTTCGGGTATCATTATATTGATGAAGACCATTTCGCCCTCTATCTATTAGACGTCTGCGGTCATGGTGTTGGCGCCGCCCTGCTATCGATTTCTGCAGTGAACGTCTTGCGCGAAAAGGCCGCTTCGATCGGCTTCGACTACTACAATCCGAGCGATGTGTTGATGAGGATGAACGCCCTTTTTCCTATGGAAAAGCATCATAATATGTTTTTTTCGATGTGGTATGGGGTTTATACTCTCTCATCGGGCACGCTCCTCTACTCAAGTGCTGGCCACCCACCGGCAATCATCAAGTCCAGGGCAGTAGGTTCCCCCCCTATTTTTGAACAGCTCACCACTCCCGGTCTCATGATCGGGGCCATGCCGACCTTTTCGTACACGAACGCTCTTTTTGAGGTGAAAGGGCCCGCGCGTCTCTATCTTTTCAGTGATGGGGTTTTTGAACAGGAACTTAAGAGCGGATTTACGACGACTCTGGATGACTTCGTCAAATTTTTAAAAGCTCTTCCTGTGCAGTCCACGGATGAGGACCTTGATAATATCTTACGGTTTTCCCTGGCTGATAAGAAAGCGCCTTCATTTGCGGACGACTTTTCCATTGTCGCCCTTGATATCAAGTGA
- the cheB gene encoding chemotaxis-specific protein-glutamate methyltransferase CheB: MKIAIANDLKLACELLNNLIQKKTRHKVIWTACDGEDAIEKCSQNKPDILLMDLLMPKLNGAEATREIMGKAPCAILIVTANVAGNVSLVFEAMGAGALDVVKTPSFDINTCEVETQDLLKKIEIMASLIESGSSKEIPYVLPADPSFAGHTVPPLLLIGASTGGPVAIRKILSSQGTDFPYATVILQHVDHEFAKGLVSWLQEKSSVRVSLVEGETELKAGEAYVAGKNAHLVLNPRMRLNYLPEGSLDTLLNKPSIDVFFNSVARVSGLKGIACLLTGMGSDGAQGLLNLKNAGFDTIIEDWSTAVVYGMPRAAKELDAAKYCLPIDLIGVKIRELIATKNSPAAVRS; this comes from the coding sequence ATGAAGATAGCAATTGCAAATGACTTGAAGCTGGCTTGCGAGCTCCTCAACAACCTCATTCAGAAGAAGACGAGACATAAGGTTATCTGGACGGCCTGCGACGGAGAGGATGCCATCGAAAAATGTTCTCAGAATAAACCTGACATTCTTCTGATGGATCTTCTGATGCCTAAGCTGAATGGCGCCGAGGCAACCCGGGAAATCATGGGTAAAGCGCCTTGCGCTATCTTGATAGTGACTGCCAATGTTGCAGGAAACGTCTCTTTGGTGTTCGAAGCGATGGGAGCTGGCGCTCTGGATGTGGTTAAAACCCCCTCTTTTGACATCAATACTTGCGAGGTCGAGACGCAAGATCTGCTCAAAAAGATCGAAATCATGGCATCTTTGATTGAGAGCGGTTCAAGTAAAGAAATCCCCTACGTCCTGCCCGCGGACCCCTCTTTTGCCGGCCACACCGTACCCCCGTTACTTCTGATAGGAGCATCTACTGGAGGGCCTGTCGCGATTCGTAAAATATTGTCTTCGCAAGGCACTGATTTTCCATACGCCACAGTAATCTTGCAACATGTTGACCATGAATTTGCCAAGGGGCTTGTTTCCTGGTTGCAGGAAAAGTCTTCCGTGAGGGTTTCTCTTGTGGAGGGGGAAACAGAGCTCAAGGCGGGAGAGGCCTATGTGGCGGGAAAAAACGCCCATTTGGTGCTAAACCCAAGAATGCGTTTAAATTATTTGCCTGAAGGGAGCTTAGACACCCTTTTGAACAAACCTTCCATTGACGTTTTTTTCAACAGTGTCGCACGGGTTTCCGGTCTGAAAGGGATAGCTTGCCTGCTCACGGGAATGGGTTCCGATGGAGCGCAGGGACTTTTGAATCTTAAAAATGCAGGTTTCGACACAATTATCGAAGATTGGTCGACTGCAGTCGTCTATGGTATGCCGAGGGCGGCAAAGGAGCTGGATGCAGCGAAGTATTGCCTGCCGATCGATTTGATCGGGGTGAAGATCAGAGAGTTGATAGCTACGAAAAACTCTCCAGCCGCAGTACGTTCCTGA